From bacterium, a single genomic window includes:
- a CDS encoding roadblock/LC7 domain-containing protein: MIFEDVLKNIVERSDGVLGAVIMGMDGISIGEHLVDPGCTIQTVGIEYALAIKSIQKASASLSAGLVQEVFINTQNNIFILRLITDDYFIAVAMEPEGNHGKTRYLMRLSVPSLLKEFE; the protein is encoded by the coding sequence ATGATCTTCGAAGATGTGCTGAAAAATATCGTTGAACGTTCCGATGGGGTGCTAGGTGCGGTGATCATGGGTATGGACGGAATCTCAATAGGTGAACACCTGGTTGATCCTGGTTGCACTATCCAGACCGTCGGAATAGAGTATGCGCTTGCTATCAAGAGTATACAAAAAGCCTCCGCGTCCCTTTCTGCCGGTTTGGTTCAGGAGGTTTTTATTAACACTCAGAACAACATTTTTATTCTGAGACTTATAACCGATGATTATTTCATTGCCGTAGCCATGGAGCCTGAAGGCAACCACGGGAAGACACGTTACCTGATGCGGTTATCGGTCCCGTCTCTGTTAAAGGAATTTGAATGA
- the efp gene encoding elongation factor P, with amino-acid sequence MISTNQFKRGIKVEIEGEPFSIIEFQHVKPGKGGAFVRTKLKSLITGNVLDRTYRSGEKLKRPDFEEKQMQYLYRDESGFHFMDTGTYEQVLLTAEDMGDLQDYLKEELEVTVQMYNGKPIGIDLPIFVELAIVKAEPGVKGDTATGATKPAEMETGAVIFVPLFLGEGDVVKIDTRSGEYIERVR; translated from the coding sequence TTGATCAGTACAAACCAGTTCAAGAGAGGTATTAAGGTCGAAATCGAGGGTGAACCGTTTTCAATTATTGAATTTCAGCACGTAAAACCTGGCAAAGGGGGGGCTTTCGTCCGCACCAAACTCAAAAGCCTTATCACTGGTAACGTTTTGGACAGAACCTACCGGTCCGGGGAAAAGCTGAAAAGGCCCGATTTTGAAGAAAAGCAGATGCAGTATCTTTACAGGGACGAGAGCGGGTTTCATTTCATGGATACTGGTACCTACGAGCAGGTACTCTTGACTGCCGAGGACATGGGCGATCTCCAGGATTATCTCAAAGAGGAACTCGAGGTCACTGTACAGATGTACAACGGAAAGCCCATTGGGATTGATCTGCCCATTTTTGTAGAGCTTGCCATAGTCAAGGCTGAGCCGGGTGTAAAGGGCGATACAGCCACGGGAGCAACAAAACCCGCGGAAATGGAAACGGGTGCAGTGATCTTTGTCCCCCTCTTTTTGGGAGAAGGAGACGTTGTGAAGATCGATACACGCTCAGGGGAATATATCGAACGCGTGAGATAG
- the accB gene encoding acetyl-CoA carboxylase biotin carboxyl carrier protein encodes MDIKEIKEILRLLDRYGVQDFTLQRGDNRIRVRKGGVLEEPGQVRYREIPVNEVPSSAVSSPQGYPAAPPSSLPGDQLTVGDNQFLVTSPIVGTFYRAPSPEEPPYVEVNSVVTKGAVLCIVEAMKIMNEIECEVTGKISTILVENAQAVEYGEPLFIVDLA; translated from the coding sequence ATGGATATCAAGGAGATTAAGGAGATCCTGAGACTTCTGGACCGATACGGTGTTCAGGATTTTACCCTTCAGAGGGGTGATAACAGGATTCGTGTGCGAAAGGGTGGAGTCCTTGAGGAGCCTGGCCAGGTGAGGTACCGGGAAATCCCGGTGAACGAGGTGCCGTCATCGGCAGTCTCGTCGCCTCAAGGTTACCCGGCGGCACCGCCATCTTCGTTGCCAGGAGACCAGCTTACGGTAGGTGACAATCAGTTTCTTGTTACTTCGCCCATTGTGGGAACCTTTTACAGAGCGCCCTCGCCGGAAGAACCACCCTATGTGGAGGTTAACAGCGTCGTCACCAAGGGAGCGGTGCTCTGTATCGTTGAAGCGATGAAGATAATGAACGAGATAGAGTGTGAGGTCACCGGGAAGATCTCAACGATTCTGGTGGAAAACGCCCAGGCCGTTGAATACGGTGAGCCTCTCTTTATCGTTGACCTGGCGTGA
- the accC gene encoding acetyl-CoA carboxylase biotin carboxylase subunit produces MKLFSKILVANRGEIALRVIRACRELGIKTVAVYSEADRDALHTRFADEGICIGPANLLQSYLNIPAVISAAEVSDCEAIHPGYGFLAENPEFAEICEASGITFIGPRSEHIRLMGNKIQARNLAARAGVPMPPGGIEGVSDPEEALIAAKQLGFPVIIKAAAGGGGRGIRVVHSEASFRTSFSMAQSEASSSFNDPEVYVEKFIESPRHVEIQIMADNQGNVIHLGERDCSIQRRFQKLIEEAPSPAVSEELRVQMGKAAVNLTREAGYVNAGTVEFLLDRDGKFYFMEMNTRIQVEHPVTEMVTGVDLVKEQIRVAAGHPLGFKQEDIRIQGHAIECRINAEDPVDYRPCPGTISFYYAPGGPGIRVDSAAFEDYYITPHYDSMIAKLVAHGRDREEAVARMQRALEEFVIEGIKTTIPLHQRILATMKFRKGDYGTDFLEELKK; encoded by the coding sequence TTGAAACTTTTTTCAAAAATACTTGTTGCCAACAGAGGCGAGATCGCTCTGAGGGTTATCCGTGCCTGCAGGGAACTTGGGATCAAGACAGTGGCCGTTTATTCAGAAGCGGACCGGGACGCCTTACATACCCGCTTCGCGGACGAGGGGATATGTATTGGTCCGGCCAATCTGTTGCAGAGCTATTTGAACATCCCTGCCGTGATCAGCGCCGCAGAGGTGTCGGACTGTGAAGCGATCCATCCTGGATACGGATTTCTGGCAGAGAACCCGGAGTTTGCCGAGATCTGTGAGGCCAGCGGTATTACCTTTATTGGCCCCCGATCCGAACATATTAGATTGATGGGAAATAAGATCCAGGCACGAAACCTTGCCGCGCGGGCTGGTGTTCCCATGCCGCCTGGAGGGATCGAAGGGGTTAGTGACCCGGAGGAAGCTCTTATTGCAGCCAAACAGCTCGGGTTCCCGGTTATTATCAAGGCTGCTGCCGGAGGAGGGGGACGTGGTATCCGGGTCGTTCATTCAGAAGCTTCCTTCAGAACCTCATTTTCCATGGCCCAATCTGAGGCAAGCTCTTCCTTCAACGACCCGGAGGTATATGTAGAAAAGTTTATCGAGTCACCGCGGCATGTTGAGATCCAGATAATGGCTGATAACCAAGGCAATGTTATTCATTTGGGTGAAAGGGATTGCAGTATACAGCGACGATTCCAGAAGCTCATTGAAGAGGCCCCATCACCGGCTGTAAGCGAAGAACTGCGGGTGCAAATGGGTAAAGCGGCTGTTAACCTGACGCGGGAGGCCGGATATGTGAATGCCGGAACGGTGGAATTTCTTTTAGACCGGGATGGAAAATTCTACTTTATGGAGATGAATACCAGGATTCAGGTCGAACACCCGGTGACCGAAATGGTCACGGGGGTTGACCTGGTTAAGGAGCAGATCAGGGTAGCGGCAGGCCACCCCCTCGGATTCAAACAGGAGGATATAAGGATTCAGGGTCACGCTATTGAATGCCGTATCAACGCTGAGGACCCGGTAGACTATCGGCCCTGTCCCGGGACGATCTCCTTCTACTATGCACCAGGCGGTCCAGGGATAAGGGTAGATTCCGCGGCCTTTGAAGATTACTATATCACTCCACACTACGATTCCATGATAGCCAAGCTCGTGGCCCACGGTCGTGATCGGGAAGAGGCTGTTGCAAGGATGCAAAGAGCCCTGGAGGAGTTTGTCATCGAGGGGATAAAGACAACCATACCACTCCATCAGAGGATCCTGGCTACCATGAAATTCAGAAAGGGTGATTACGGCACCGATTTTCTTGAAGAATTAAAGAAATAG
- a CDS encoding tetratricopeptide repeat protein, with translation MADKAKLFKIAQKHLSKGNLDKAIKTFQQLAEVDPNDQRLILRLAEILARAGRKKEAVENYEKVAAGYIKQDFPPKAIAVYRTILRLDPELFSAYEKLAELYKSQGLEAEALAIFENLFKVYERKNDEDKQIDVLKLMADMDPENLGFQVRLGETLARKGRKKEAAEALAKAAATLSRRGFHDRASQLFEKITALNPDNTAVRRELCAHYLESGKYNEARTEIEAILAIEPDDPRMVLLLGRILFQLGKSGEGEEKISESIKLFLKAGELESVMREFLFVAQSHFNNGEDYEAEAFYRQILSNVPGEVRAIKGLVSVAEKRKDRVGQIDNLLLLGRTMQQAGDREGVIDSFRRVNELDPLNEEAKAYLAGAGPVEPPVVQFEEQSIGLEGEIQDADLDEIEEVELFDAEDMDLEDISEDVLEEDIDEEIQLIDDEEPDRIVLDADEPQVDFGAKEVEEGFIPEIVLEDYKDDFEVDIGDFETVMEVSEVAGDVAGEEAGGETEPAGFDEVQASESVEQLSDEMSLEELLAEAEVYERYGLKEKVAETLEKARVRAPGDQEVLSRIAAFDSGTKVQGLCPVAGDSAQELPETEDPHHDPFSEELEEADFYHSQGLDDEASKIYKSILERDPQQNRALQALSSIEVKGAPDEPGAAEPVDEGRTTALSVDPGVPVETALESRFNPDTAKDVKSKLIVEDSTPEGMNDFLDIAEELRIEIAEEDAAEARIGPADGPVSFEEIFSQFKEGIKETLGDEEYETHYNLGIAYKDMGLYDDAILEFESGTRDPALAQDSFSLMAMCYVEKRDYESAINAIVQAIDISNGGSKTGLFFQLGEVKEKQNLWSEAIKAYEQVQSDDPAFQGIGEAIERVKASLSRGVIQDEPDDLSDGGMDNMLTDLIREVEEMAKESSGETTDEPGKPKKDRISYL, from the coding sequence ATGGCAGATAAGGCAAAATTATTTAAGATAGCGCAAAAACACCTGTCCAAGGGGAACCTGGACAAGGCTATCAAAACCTTCCAGCAGTTGGCAGAGGTTGATCCCAACGATCAGCGGCTTATTTTGCGTCTTGCTGAAATTCTGGCCCGAGCCGGGAGGAAAAAGGAAGCCGTCGAGAACTATGAAAAGGTTGCCGCCGGATACATCAAACAGGATTTCCCTCCCAAGGCAATTGCTGTATACAGGACTATTCTTCGTCTGGACCCGGAGCTTTTTTCAGCCTACGAAAAACTGGCGGAACTCTATAAAAGCCAGGGGCTAGAGGCTGAGGCCCTGGCTATTTTCGAAAACCTTTTCAAGGTTTACGAAAGGAAGAACGACGAAGACAAACAGATAGATGTCCTCAAGCTCATGGCCGACATGGATCCCGAGAATCTGGGGTTCCAGGTCAGGTTGGGAGAGACCCTGGCCAGGAAGGGTCGGAAAAAAGAGGCTGCCGAGGCTTTGGCAAAAGCTGCAGCCACCCTCAGCCGGAGAGGATTCCACGACAGAGCTTCCCAGCTTTTCGAAAAAATCACCGCCTTGAATCCCGACAACACAGCGGTGCGAAGAGAGCTTTGTGCCCACTACCTCGAGAGCGGGAAGTATAATGAGGCCCGCACCGAGATCGAAGCAATCCTCGCGATTGAACCAGATGATCCACGGATGGTTCTCCTTTTGGGCCGAATCCTTTTCCAGTTGGGGAAAAGTGGTGAGGGAGAGGAGAAAATCTCGGAGTCGATCAAGCTTTTCCTGAAAGCCGGTGAGCTTGAATCTGTGATGAGGGAGTTTCTTTTTGTTGCCCAGTCTCATTTTAACAATGGTGAGGATTACGAGGCAGAGGCTTTTTATCGCCAGATCTTGTCAAATGTGCCAGGAGAGGTGAGGGCAATAAAAGGGCTCGTGTCGGTGGCGGAAAAGAGGAAAGATCGTGTTGGTCAGATAGACAATCTCCTTCTTCTTGGCCGGACAATGCAGCAGGCTGGAGATCGGGAGGGTGTTATAGATTCCTTCAGAAGGGTCAATGAGCTTGATCCCCTGAACGAGGAAGCCAAAGCTTATCTTGCTGGTGCTGGTCCTGTTGAACCCCCCGTTGTTCAGTTTGAAGAACAATCCATTGGTCTGGAAGGTGAGATCCAGGATGCGGATCTCGATGAAATCGAAGAGGTCGAACTTTTTGATGCTGAGGACATGGATCTGGAGGACATCAGTGAGGATGTCCTCGAAGAAGACATCGATGAAGAGATCCAGCTCATAGATGATGAGGAACCTGACAGGATTGTTCTTGATGCTGACGAGCCTCAGGTTGATTTTGGCGCAAAAGAGGTGGAGGAGGGGTTTATCCCTGAAATCGTTCTTGAAGATTACAAGGATGATTTCGAAGTGGATATCGGGGATTTTGAAACTGTGATGGAGGTCTCTGAAGTTGCCGGGGACGTTGCCGGGGAAGAGGCCGGGGGAGAAACAGAACCTGCAGGTTTTGACGAAGTGCAGGCTTCAGAATCTGTCGAACAGTTATCCGACGAGATGTCGCTTGAAGAGCTCCTCGCTGAAGCGGAAGTCTATGAAAGGTATGGCCTCAAAGAAAAGGTAGCCGAGACTCTGGAGAAAGCAAGGGTCAGGGCGCCTGGTGACCAGGAGGTACTCTCCAGGATAGCGGCCTTTGATTCGGGTACTAAAGTCCAGGGACTGTGTCCAGTCGCTGGGGATTCGGCACAGGAACTGCCTGAAACAGAGGATCCCCATCACGACCCCTTTTCAGAAGAACTCGAAGAGGCCGACTTCTACCATTCTCAGGGACTCGACGATGAGGCTTCCAAAATTTACAAGTCTATTCTGGAGCGTGACCCTCAGCAAAACAGGGCCTTGCAAGCACTTTCCTCTATCGAGGTGAAGGGCGCACCGGACGAGCCTGGGGCGGCAGAACCTGTTGATGAAGGGCGCACAACGGCTTTGTCTGTTGACCCCGGTGTGCCGGTAGAAACAGCTCTTGAATCGCGGTTCAATCCGGATACCGCTAAAGATGTCAAAAGTAAACTTATAGTAGAAGATTCAACTCCTGAAGGCATGAACGACTTCCTTGATATCGCTGAGGAGCTTCGCATAGAGATTGCTGAGGAGGATGCTGCGGAAGCCCGGATCGGACCTGCTGACGGGCCGGTCTCATTTGAAGAGATATTCAGCCAGTTCAAGGAAGGAATTAAGGAAACCCTGGGAGATGAGGAGTACGAAACCCACTACAACCTGGGGATCGCATACAAAGACATGGGCCTTTATGATGATGCCATCCTGGAGTTCGAGTCGGGTACCAGGGATCCTGCTCTGGCCCAGGATAGCTTTAGCCTGATGGCTATGTGCTATGTGGAGAAAAGGGATTACGAGTCAGCGATAAACGCCATTGTTCAAGCCATTGATATTTCAAATGGAGGGAGCAAAACGGGGCTTTTCTTCCAACTTGGTGAGGTGAAGGAAAAACAGAACTTGTGGTCGGAGGCTATAAAGGCTTATGAGCAGGTACAATCCGATGATCCTGCCTTCCAGGGTATAGGTGAAGCTATTGAGCGTGTTAAGGCTTCCCTTTCCCGTGGGGTGATCCAGGATGAGCCTGATGACTTGTCGGATGGCGGTATGGATAATATGCTTACGGACCTGATACGGGAGGTTGAGGAAATGGCCAAAGAGTCTTCCGGCGAAACAACGGACGAACCGGGTAAACCCAAAAAAGACAGGATATCCTATCTATAA
- a CDS encoding AAA family ATPase yields MSYLDFYGLQIEPFSNAPNERFYYNSAQHARALTRIMYVAETMKGLAVVVGDIGTGKTTLARKVLDGLPSEVYESALLVILHAEISQEWLLRRIAQQLGIENPATEKLQIIGQLYRKLLHLHEMGKKAVVLIDEAQMLNTRELMEEFRGLLNLEVTAHKLITFIFFGLPEVEDTLALDPPLLQRVAMKIRLSTLTDEATKAYVVHRMAIAGSRETIFTDGALKLIYKYSDGFPRKINVLCDNALFQGFLMRQRVIDETIVMEMAADLGFDARMDNRADIPSMAIPASWNPDGVNAEDVIPGEMLVQNLKNPVVPEIPLEAVPEQLQTQNAQITSEDLDLKLEEFFEDTFKES; encoded by the coding sequence GTGAGCTACCTTGATTTTTACGGGCTTCAGATAGAGCCGTTTTCCAACGCTCCAAATGAGCGGTTCTACTACAATAGCGCTCAGCACGCACGGGCTTTGACCAGGATCATGTACGTGGCAGAGACCATGAAAGGCCTGGCTGTGGTGGTGGGCGACATAGGAACGGGGAAAACGACACTGGCCAGGAAGGTCCTGGACGGCCTGCCTTCCGAGGTTTACGAATCGGCTCTTCTGGTGATCCTGCATGCGGAGATTTCCCAGGAATGGCTGCTCAGAAGGATAGCCCAACAGCTGGGTATCGAAAACCCTGCCACCGAGAAACTCCAGATTATCGGACAACTATACCGTAAACTCCTTCATCTCCATGAAATGGGCAAAAAGGCTGTGGTCCTCATTGACGAGGCGCAGATGCTTAATACCCGAGAACTCATGGAGGAGTTCCGGGGGCTTTTGAACCTGGAGGTGACGGCGCACAAATTGATCACTTTTATTTTTTTCGGGCTGCCGGAGGTTGAGGATACCCTGGCGCTGGATCCGCCTCTCCTGCAGAGGGTTGCCATGAAGATCAGGTTATCGACCCTCACTGACGAGGCGACAAAAGCCTACGTTGTCCACAGGATGGCTATTGCCGGCAGCAGGGAAACCATCTTTACCGATGGGGCACTGAAGCTTATTTATAAGTATTCCGACGGTTTTCCGAGAAAGATCAACGTTCTTTGCGATAATGCCCTTTTTCAGGGTTTTCTCATGCGGCAACGGGTGATCGATGAAACTATTGTCATGGAAATGGCAGCTGACCTGGGCTTTGACGCCAGGATGGACAACCGAGCTGATATACCATCCATGGCTATTCCCGCCTCCTGGAACCCGGACGGTGTGAATGCGGAGGATGTTATTCCAGGTGAAATGCTGGTGCAGAACTTGAAAAATCCGGTTGTCCCCGAGATCCCACTGGAAGCGGTTCCGGAACAGTTGCAGACCCAGAACGCCCAGATCACCAGCGAGGACCTGGACCTGAAACTGGAGGAGTTTTTTGAGGATACGTTTAAGG